The stretch of DNA ATGGATCACAACGTCATTTTGGCGATTGAGACGCATTTTGAATTTACCACGCATGAGATTTTGAGAATTTTTGAGTATTGCGACACTGAACCGGGCGAATATCTGGGCATTTGTCTGGATACGATGAATTTGTTGACCATGCTGGAAAATCCGGTCTGGGCGACGGAACGCGTGCTGCCGTGGATTGTTTCCACGCACATCAAAGACGGCGGTTTGCTCCCCACAAAAGAGGGCTTGAGGAGTTTTGTAGCTGAAGTTGGTAGGGGCGCTATTTATTTTTCCAAAATACTTAAACGTTTAAGCCAGCTCTCCTGGGATGTTAATTTGAACATTGAGGATCACGGCGGGGACTTCGCTTTGCCCATTTTCGATCCGTTTTTCCTGTCCAAATTTCCCGATTTGACGACCGCTGAACTGGCGAGTCTGCTGGAAATTGCGGAAATTTCCCGGCAGAAAATCGAATCGGGCGAATGCGCTGTGCTCGATCGGGCGGATTGGCCTGCTGTGTGCGAAGAACGTGTGAAACGAGACATTATCCAATTGAAGCAGATAAAAGAGGAAATTGAATGATTGATAAAAAAGAGCATGAGTATTTAGATGACCCAAAAGTCGGGCATCCTGATGTGAGAACTCGTTTGAAAGACGCGGCTTATTTTTTTCTCGGTAACGGTTTGATTCAAGCGGGGATACAAATCGCTCCCGGCGGAGAGGGAAGTCCCTACGGCCTGGCAATCATGAACCCGGAGCAATTGAAATCAAAGCGAGAATCGCTGACGTTTGATGCGGAGACCGGATTTGAAAAGACAATGATTCGCATCATTGCCGGAGAGAAAAGTTATTCGGCACAAGCGAATGAAATTCATGCCGAATGGAAAAAGGAATTGGGAGTTCCCGCTGTGTTCGTCCGGTGGGAAAAGCCAAAGTTTGCAGTGAAGGAAATTTTCTTTTGTCCTGATCGAACAACACCTGTTATGACGCGCAATGTAGAAATTCAAAATAAAACAGATGAGGAATTTTCCTTTCAATTGAAGACGGGTGTTCGGGACCAGGAAATTAACATAGATTTGAATTTGAAGAGCGGCGAAATAGCTAAAATTGGTTTGAAGTATGAATTGAATGCGAAGACGAATGAGGTGAAAGTCGAAAAAACCGACTTGATTTTTCCGGTCAGGGAAAATATCCGTTATTGGGAAAAAGCTGCTTCCGTCTCTTTCGGAAATTCGATGCTGGACTATTTTTTTGATGCGGCTCAATTTCAGTTGTCATCTGTCGTTTCCCGAACCGGAAAAGTGGATGCCTCGATCTGGCAATACAATCGGGAATGGGTTCGCGATCATTCTTTCATGGCGTTGGGACTTGTTCTGTCCGGTCATTTTGATTCTGCCAGAATTTTATTGGAACGATTGATTACCGATTTTGTGTCCGAAGACGGCGACTGCATCGATTCCAGTGTAAAAAGAGAGCCGGACGAAGTCGAACTGGATCAGAATGGCGAATTGCTCTTTGTCTTGAAAGAATATGTGTTGTGGAGCGGCGATCTGGATTTAATTGAAAAATATTGGGAAAAATTGAAAAAGACTGCCGAGTTTCCTCTGCAGCAGGTTTTCAGACACGAAGCTTCGGGTTTGTTTTTCAACACCAGGGAATTTTGGGAGCGCCATGCGATTCATGGCATTGAGCCGGGAATTGAACTTTTGTATCAGATTTTTCCTGCCATTGGTCTGGAATCGGCTGCGATTCTGGCGCGACTGCTGTCAAAAAACGAACAGGCAGAAGTCTGGGAAA from Calditrichota bacterium encodes:
- a CDS encoding sugar phosphate isomerase/epimerase, producing MDRKKFRVGIDNYSLFPLKLKPLELLQWAKENGAEGVSFSGLEPENLKLIDDGYLRDLRDFAGENNLYLEWGGASHIPRDMTSWAKNDVFSINKKAAEQAEKLGVRVVRSCSGGLMRWKDDSPSTETLLKETAEALKAQKQMLMDHNVILAIETHFEFTTHEILRIFEYCDTEPGEYLGICLDTMNLLTMLENPVWATERVLPWIVSTHIKDGGLLPTKEGLRSFVAEVGRGAIYFSKILKRLSQLSWDVNLNIEDHGGDFALPIFDPFFLSKFPDLTTAELASLLEIAEISRQKIESGECAVLDRADWPAVCEERVKRDIIQLKQIKEEIE